The DNA region ACTCATCGAAATACATACCAACTCgatgtaatttttttttattaattggTGGATATGGCcattgctggctgggctagcattaattgcctattcctaattgtcCCTAATTCAGtggctcagagggcagttaagagtcaacgacattgcttTGGAACTGGAGCCCCTGCAAATAAATCCCAACACAACAGTCTGGCatctgctctggagtcacatgtcaccaAAGAATTTTTAGCTGAAAAATAACTTAATTTGAAGAAGTTGGAGTTGTGTTGGGGTTTATTTACAGgggctctgtgctgtgttggggtttatttacaggggctctgtgctgtgttggggtttatttacagggggctgtgtgttgtgttggggtttattgacagggggctgtgtgttgtgttggggtttattgacagggggctgtgtgttgtgttggggtttattgacagggggctgtgtgtTGTGTTGGGGTTTATTTACAGGGGGCTGTGTGTTGTGTTGGGGTTTATTTACAGGGGATCTGTGTTGTATTGGGGTTTATTTACAGGGGGCTGTGTGTTGTGTTGGGGTTTATTTACAGGGgatctgtgctgtgttggggtttatttacaggggctctgtgctgtgttggggtttatttacagggggctgtgtgttgtgttggggtttattgacagggggctgtgtgttgtgttggggtttattgacagggggctgtgtgtTGTGTTGGGGTTTATTTACAGGGGGCTGTGTGTTGTGTTGGGGTTTATTTACAGGGGATCTGTGTTGTATTGGGGTTTATTTACAGGGGGCTGTGTGTTGTGTTGgggtttattgacagggggctgtgtgtTGTGTTGGGGTTTATTTACAGGGGGCTGTGTGTTGTGTTGGGGTTTATTTACAGGGGATCTGTGTTGTATTGGGGTTTATTTACAGGGGGCTGTGTGTTGTGTTGgggtttattgacagggggctgtgtgtTGTGTTGGGGTTTATTTACAGGGGGCTGTGTGTTGTGTTGGGGTTTATTTACAGGGGATCTGTGTTGTATTGGGGTTTATTTACAGGGGGCTGTGTGTTGTGTTGGgatttattgacagggggctgtgtgtTGTGTTGGGGTTTATTTACAGGGGGCTGTGTGTTGTGTTGGGGTTTATTTACAGGGGATCTGTGTTGTATTGGGgtttatttacagggggctctgtgttgtgttggggtttatttacagggggctctgtgttgtgttggggtttatttacagggggctgtgtgttgtgttggggtttatttacagggggctgtgtgttgtgttggggtttatttacagggggctgtgtgttgtgttggggtttatttacagggggctgtgtgttgtgttggggtttatttacagggggctgtgtgttgtgttggggtttatttacagggggctgtgtgttgtgttggggttcatttacagggggctgtgtgttgtgttgaggtttatttacagggggttctgtgttgtgttggggtttatttacagggggctctgatGTCTCTGTCTCTTGCCCTCTGTGGGGTTCATACCCTAtcatctgtctctctgtttcagtctctcacacactccggtATTTCTACACTGCGATGACTCCAATTCCTGGCCTTCCCGAATTTGTAGCTGTTGGCTTTGTAGATGAGATCCCGATTGATTACTACGACAGTGATCTTCGGAAATTGGTTCCACAGCAGCAATGGATGGAACAGTCTCAGAGCGCTGAATACTGGGAGCAGCAGACACAGTTCCTGAGGAGCTCCGAGCATGTTGGACAGACCAATATTCAGACAGCCTTAAATCGCACCAACCAGAGTGGCGGTGAGCTTtcactctctccaactcccacccCTGCGTCACTCTATCTCCCCCATGTTTAtccgtgcccccccacccccccaccaagtatctctctctctctctcctcctaacCTCCCTGTATCTCACAATAATTTTGAACATTATAAAggttggccctttgagtcttctCCATTATTCAATAGGTTCCTAGCTGATCCTCCAGCTCAGCTTCACCTTCCTGTCACATCCCAATACCACTTCATTCTCTTAGTATCCCAAAATCTATTAACCTGTTATAAATACTGCCAGGGTCTGAACATCCAGGGCAcagaattccgaagattcacaagttcTTTGAGTGAAGACCTTTCTCTTCAATTCCGTTCTGAACGGCTGACCTTATCCTGAGTGTGTCCCCGTGTTTTCTGACGGTCATTCAGATTTGAAATATTGGCTCTGCTCTctaactgtcagacctgctgaggttttcgaacattttctgtttttgtccccgtGTTCTCCGTTCCCTAGCCAGGGGACGTGACTTCTCAAGTCTCCATCCTttttgttaagtttatttattagtgtcacaatcctgtcaagtcccttacGAAGTAGGAACAGAGGTTATCTCCAGCTCACTTGATGTAATTAGACTCCCGAACTCTATCCATGGACCTCTTGGGTAGGGCAATTCctcaagattcaccaccctcacatGAAGCAATtccttctcctcccctcagtcctCAATGATCTGTCTGAGACTTTTTCCTCTGATActagactcaccagccagaggaaacatcttaTTCACATCCACCATGTCACCAgcaacctcccctcccctccacgaaGGATTTTGCATgtttcaattaggtcacccctcagtcttaaCGCCAGTGAAAACAGACCCAGTCTCCTCAATTTCTCTCTATTGGACAGTCCTGCTGTCCCAGGGATTTGTCTGATGAACCTCCGTTGTATTCTTTCTGTATAAACTTTCTTAGGTAAGGGGACCCAAActtacacagtgctccagctgaagTCATACAAAGTCCCTGTAAAGCTGTATTAAGagatctttactcctgtactctaaTCACCTTGTAATTAAGGCCACCATAAAATTTACctttaattgcttgctgcacttgcatTTTAACTTTTAGTGACCCATGATAAGGATACATGGGTCTCTTTgaacatccacacttcccaaATTTTACATGTTACAATGAAATCACCTTTCATTAAGACACCAGGTGTAGtctactcaatttctcctcagagGACATTTGTCTGATCTCAGGAACCAGTCTAATGAACCTTTGTTGTACAGCCTCAGGGACACGTATGTCCGTTCTTggataaagttcatttattaatgtcataagtaggcttacaataacactaatgaagttactgtgaaaatccccaagtcatcacactctggcgcctgttcagggacactgagggagaatttagcatggccaaagcacctaacctgcatgtcttttggactgtgggaggaaatcagagcacccggatgaaacccacacagacacgggaagaatttgccgactccacacagacagtgacccaagctgggaatcaaacccgtgtccctgatgctgtgaggcagcagtgccaaccactgtgccaccatgcctcccacgGTGTCAcagggtaaggagaccaaaactgtgcacagcctTCCAGGTGTCGGCCTATGTCATTGCAATAAGACTTCAATCCCTTTTTaacaaaggccaacatatcatttgctggatagattcttgataagcaaaggggtgaaaggcTATCGGAGGTAGACAGGAGGTGAAGTTCAGGTTACAATCATATCAGCTATggatattattgaatggtggagcaggttcaaagggtttacttcctgctcctaattcataattttgtatatgcGCACGCACATTATTGAAACCATTTTGAAAATgcaagtacaccacatccactggttccccttcatTCATTACATCTTTAAAAACCTCTAGCAGATTTGCAAAACATGATTTCTTTCATTAATCCACAGTAATGCTATTTAATCATATTAAAGTTCTCTAAGTTGCCTGTTACCATGTCCCTAACAAGTTTCAATGTTTGTTTCTTGTTAATGTTAGGCTATGGTTTCCCGGTTTCTCTCATCCTCATTTATTAAACAGCAGGTGTATGTTTGCTTCCTTCCAATCATTGGGAATGGTTTGAGATTGAAGGACCTTGAGAAGTCACATCCTCTCCCTGCCCTCTGCTGATTGACGGGTAAATGCGGGTGGACTGGCTCTgattggctgtgtgtgtgtgtgattgacaGGGATCCACACGGTCCAGGTAATGCACAGCTGTGAGCTCAGGGATGACGGACAAACCAGTGGATTTCACCAGGAAGGTTGGGACGGGAATGATTACATCAGCTTCGACAAGGATCACATGGTATGGGTCACCCCGGTAGCCTGGGGAGTGATCACCAAGAACAAGTGGGATCAGGACAAGGCCAGGAATCAGCAGAGGAAGGCTTACCTGGAGACAACCTGCATCGAGTGGCTGAAAAAATACCTGGAGCAGGGAAAACAAGATCTGAAACCCAGCGAGTATGGAGGGGCCTAAAGAGTAGGGTACTGAGTAAGGGGGTTtgagatgtgggggagggggggggtgagagtgagGCGGCAAtactgagagtgaggtggaggggaggggtgttgaaagaggtggggagggttgagagtaaggggggtgggggggagactgAGAGTCAGTTATTTAATCACTGGTCTAAAGTGGCATGTACATTCTGGGGTCTAATCTCCAGTTTAAAGAGGTTTGTACCATTTCCTGGGGTCAGGAGTCTAATCTCCAGTTTAAGGTGTATATGTACCATTCTCCGTCTCTCATTGATGAGGCTCTGATCTGTTTTGCTCTCTCAGTTGTTCCACAAGTATTTCTTTCTGTGGACAAGATGTCAGACACCAAACCGGCCCAAATGTCCTGTTTGGTCTCGGGATTTTACCCTCGTGATATCGAAGTCACTCTGCTGAGAAATGGTGAGCCAATCATGGACACGTATTCCACTGGCGTCCTGCCCAATCATGATCGGACCTACCAACTGCGGAGATGGGCTCAGATCACCCCTAAAGATGGAGCCACCTACTCCTGTCAGTATGAACAGAGTGAAACAGAAGTGGAGACCAGAGACTGGGGTAAGAGGAACAGTGAGTGCAGCGacagtgtctgtcagtgattgtgtttcAATGGGCTTGCTAGCTCATCCAGgttcccctgggtctctggattactagtccagtgacaataccactacaccactgcctctccaaACTGACAGGTTTATAGTTTCCAGGTTTATCCCTCTTCTTTTGTGATGCTGCCATCCTCTGGCACCACGACCATATTGAAGGAGGATTGGCAACTAGTGACTAGAGCCTCTGGTATCTCCAGCCTTCATTTCCTCAGTAAGCTCAGATGCACTCCATCCGGCTCTGGTGACTTTTCTACTTGAGTGCTGTTGAAGCTTGACTATAGCTCACCTTTTGATCTATTTTTATCCTATTCAATTTCTCTACAACCTCCTCCTCTTTAATGAAAAccaatgcaaaatactcatttgatacctcagccatgccctaTGTTTCCCGATGATGGTCTCCTTTGTAGTCCCTAACCAGCCCAACCCCTCCTTGCCTACTTTTAATATTTAGAAAACTAATTCACCTGGGCCAGATCCCTTTTCAATCTGACTGAAATTAGCCCTTCTCTGGGTGATTATTTTCAtttttccttgttctttcccaTCTCCACTCCAAACCTAAAAAGCAAGGTACTGTAGAGCTTGGAAtctagaacaaaaacagaaaatgtggggaaacactcagcaggtccgacatcgTCTGtggagagttaacgttttgagtcagtaTGAATCTTcagagtgaaagagagggagaaatgtgatggattatataatGTATAAGAGGGGATGGAGCAGCTAGAACAGAGTAAAGgatcagtgattggtgggagcgAGGAGCGATTGCAACAAAGATGCGTAGTCACAAGACAGAGGAAACGTTAACGGCAGAAGAAGGTGCGAGTAGTAGCAGATATCAGAATTATGGGAGAATATAGGTcaatgctcagtgaaagcaaaaataaagaacaagtgacagatggcccagtgggggaggggaaggggagttttTTCATTGGGACAAAAAATGTTtgggatatatttttaaaaaggtcaAGATAAGGGGTAAGATCACAGTTTAAAGTTGTTGAGTTCTGAGGACTGTAATgtacctaattggaagatgagggggAATGGGATGGAATCCTTACAGAGAAGCTGTAATTGGGAGCCGGTGGGATTGCaatgaatattggtggtcagaggtcaaggaagagaagggaaatgttggagatgagagagggttggaaattggaagcaacctGATGATGTTTTGATTACTGTTTTCTAAATGGTGCCCCATTTTGTCCAACTTCATTATCGAGAACTCCAACACTGATTTTTGCCTTGCTAGTCAAGACAGTTCTCCTGTATAAATTTAAGGAaattctccccatttcccccttTCCCTTCACACTATCCCAGTCTGTATTTAGATAGGTCCCTCATCACCACTCTATAGTTCTGGTTTCTTTCTGTAATCTGCCTTaaaatctctcctcaatctcctcCCCACTATTTGTTGATCGAAAGTTTATACCCAGCTGTGAAATCACTCCCCTAACTCTCTCCAATTACACTGGCAGATTCAAAGACAGAATGTATTGCCCCTTTCCAGAATTGGAACAGTATCTGTgatcaataatctctccttctctTTACTCTCCCTAGAAATCTCTTATCTCCCATCACTGCACTTCCTCAAGGCTATTCTGAGTCTGTGTGAGGATCAATCACTTTTGTGTAGGTGACTTGAAAGGACTTTTGAATGACACGTAGTTCCAATATCTGCAGATGAACAACATCCTCAATTTATTTAGCAGCTTTGGTATAAACATCCCAAAGATCTTCACAGGAGTGTCATCCCAGACACACTGAGCCATTCTAccctaattttccaaaattccagaAAGGTCccttcagattggaaaatagtgaatgtgaactcctctattcaagaaagaaaggagacagaaagcaggaaggtGTAGGCCAGTTAGATCAGGAGAATGCTGGATTCTATTAATAAGAATGTTATAGCAGGGAACCTAGAAAATCTTAATGCAgtcaggcagaatcaacatggaaTTGTTAAAGAAAAAACAAGTTTGACTCATTTGTTAggattttttgaagaagtaacaaacaatgtggataaaggggaacctgtggatgtgctgcatttagatttccagaaggtatttgacaaggtgccacatcaaaggttattacacaaaataagagctcatggtgcggAGGTAACATACAGACAAAGGATTGCTTAgctacaggaaacagagtagggataaatgggagtAGGcttgaatgtggagttgaagccacagtcagaccagccatgatcttactgaatggcggaggagacttAAGGGGCCGAGAGGCCTAATCCTACTTCTAATTTATATGTTTGTATTCTCTGGTCAGACTGTCCGTCACATCACAGATTCTAACTCCATATCAGATGCAGCTTTAATACAATAGTTTGTGAATGAGCAGTGGGTGTGATTATTCATTGATTATTTTTTCATTCTCCCCACAGATGGGGTGTTCAGAGTTATTCCAGGATCTAGATGAGAAACATACTTTGGTTTGGATGTTGGaattgttgttgctgttgttgcACTGATTACCATTATCATTTGTGCGATTGTGTGGAAGAGAGCAGGTAGGAAACTCTGTTATGAGTAGCTTTAAATAATTTAGAAACTTTACCTGGTGAGTTGGTGGATTGCGGGAGTGGGGCTGTGGTGGTGAACAGTAATggaatgagggggctggacaggatgAGGGAGCTGTTTGTAACGgaagatctgtttgtgtttctgtcTCTTGTAGGAGTAGAGAAAAAAATTGCTTATCGCCCAGCAAATCGTAAGTGAATAAACAAGACAAACTTGgagctgtgtgtctgtctgtctctcttgatGCATTACTGTTTCTCACTGTCAGTGTCCACCTGTCTGCCTTGGTAAGGCTGTGCCAGTCTCTCTTGGGAAGAGTGTGCCTGTCTAtaagtgtgtctgtctgtctctgttggCGTCTTTCTCTTTCGGTGTGttgtgtgtctctttctgtgcGCGTGcgcgtgtctctgcctctctctgtataTCTTTGTAGAGAACATTCCCCATGTTGTAAAATGTTTAACAGAAACCTTTCATTTCGTAGGTGCTGATAGTGGGGAAATCATCCTCCCAGGTCTGAGGTACGGAGTCACTCACTGGAGTTTAACAACATCATCAAACCAGGACCTGTGGATTTggggagaacacagtaagaagtttaacaacaccaggttaacctgtgttgttaaacttcttactgtgtttaccccagtccaacgccg from Mustelus asterias chromosome 8, sMusAst1.hap1.1, whole genome shotgun sequence includes:
- the LOC144497716 gene encoding class I histocompatibility antigen, F10 alpha chain-like, producing the protein MIGLLMLLLLCGGVTAVSHTLRYFYTAMTPIPGLPEFVAVGFVDEIPIDYYDSDLRKLVPQQQWMEQSQSAEYWEQQTQFLRSSEHVGQTNIQTALNRTNQSGGIHTVQVMHSCELRDDGQTSGFHQEGWDGNDYISFDKDHMVWVTPVAWGVITKNKWDQDKARNQQRKAYLETTCIEWLKKYLEQGKQDLKPIVPQVFLSVDKMSDTKPAQMSCLVSGFYPRDIEVTLLRNGEPIMDTYSTGVLPNHDRTYQLRRWAQITPKDGATYSCQYEQSETEVETRDWETYFGLDVGIVVAVVALITIIICAIVWKRAGVEKKIAYRPANRADSGEIILPGLRYGVTHWSLTTSSNQDLWIWGEHSKKFNNTRLTCVVKLLTVFTPVQRRHRHITIWGETGLRFITDSLLLHLDICHEFSLSESGNP